In a single window of the Caldisalinibacter kiritimatiensis genome:
- a CDS encoding EscU/YscU/HrcU family type III secretion system export apparatus switch protein: MNKDNKEKIAVALKYDSSDKAPIVIAKGKNNIADKIIEKAEEEDIHIHKEKELAENLYKLDLSMQIPEEYYAAVAEILAFIYTLDKKQGEKVG; this comes from the coding sequence TTGAATAAAGATAATAAGGAAAAGATTGCAGTTGCATTGAAATATGATTCAAGTGATAAAGCACCGATTGTTATAGCTAAAGGAAAAAACAACATTGCAGACAAAATAATTGAAAAAGCTGAAGAAGAAGATATACATATACATAAAGAAAAAGAATTAGCAGAGAATCTTTATAAATTAGATTTAAGTATGCAAATTCCTGAGGAATATTATGCAGCAGTGGCAGAAATACTAGCCTTTATATATACTTTA